In Primulina huaijiensis isolate GDHJ02 chromosome 16, ASM1229523v2, whole genome shotgun sequence, a single genomic region encodes these proteins:
- the LOC140960871 gene encoding alcohol dehydrogenase 3 yields MSTAAGKVIKCKAAVAWEPGKPLVIEEIEVAPPQKMEVRLKILFTSLCHTDVYFWEAKAQDSVFPRILGHEAAGIVESIGEGVTELVPGDHVLPVFTGECKECTHCKSEESNMCSLLRINTERGVMIHDEKPRFSINGKPIYHFVGTSTFSEYTVVHVGCVAKINPLAPLDKVCVLSCGISTGLGATLNVAKPTKGSSVAIFGLGAVGLAAAEGARLAGASRIIGVDLNPARFEEAKKFGVTEFVNPKDYDKPVQEVIAEMTDGGVDRSVECTGNINAMISAFECVHDGWGVAVLVGVPHKDSLFKTHPMNVLNERTLKGTFFGNYKPRSDLPSVVEMYMKKELELEKFITHEVPFVEINKAFELMLKGEGLRCLIRME; encoded by the exons ATGTCGACTGCTGCAGGGAAAGTCATCAAGTGCAAAG CTGCGGTGGCATGGGAGCCCGGGAAGCCGCTGGTGATTGAGGAAATAGAGGTAGCGCCGCCGCAGAAAATGGAAGTGCGATTAAAGATTCTTTTCACGTCTCTTTGCCACACTGATGTGTACTTCTGGGAAGCCAAG GCCCAAGACTCCGTCTTTCCTCGAATCCTGGGTCATGAAGCAGCAGG GATCGTTGAGAGCATAGGGGAAGGGGTTACCGAACTCGTGCCTGGGGATCATGTGCTACCAGTCTTCACAGGAGAATGCAAAGAGTGCACTCACTGCAAATCAGAAGAGAGCAATATGTGTAGTCTACTGAGGATCAACACTGAAAGGGGAGTGATGATTCACGATGAAAAGCCTCGATTTTCGATCAACGGAAAGCCCATCTACCATTTTGTAGGCACTTCTACATTTAGTGAATACACTGTTGTTCATGTCGGTTGTGTCGCGAAAATCAACCCTCTTGCTCCTCTTGACAAAGTATGCGTACTGAGCTGTGGGATTTCTACAG GACTTGGGGCAACACTGAATGTTGCCAAACCAACAAAGGGCTCGTCAGTGGCGATTTTCGGGCTTGGAGCAGTCGGACTTGCT GCTGCAGAGGGAGCTAGACTTGCCGGTGCCTCAAGAATTATCGGCGTGGACTTGAATCCCGCCAGATTCGAAGAAG CAAAGAAATTTGGTGTGACTGAATTTGTGAACCCTAAAGACTATGACAAGCCTGTCCAAGAG GTTATAGCTGAAATGACAGATGGAGGAGTGGACAGAAGTGTTGAATGCACAGGAAACATCAATGCAATGATCTCTGCATTCGAATGTGTTCACGAT GGCTGGGGAGTTGCGGTTCTTGTTGGCGTCCCACACAAAGACTCTCTATTCAAGACTCATCCGATGAATGTGCTGAACGAAAGGACGCTGAAGGGAACTTTCTTTGGAAACTACAAACCACGATCAGATCTTCCATCTGTAGTTGAAATGTACATGAAAAAG GAGCTCGAACTGGAGAAGTTTATAACGCATGAAGTGCCGTTTGTTGAGATCAATAAAGCGTTCGAACTGATGCTGAAAGGCGAAGGGCTCCGTTGCCTTATCCGGATGGAGTGA